The Variovorax paradoxus B4 genome includes a region encoding these proteins:
- a CDS encoding class I SAM-dependent methyltransferase yields MAESDKVFAGSIPKFYDTLMVPLIFEAYAADMAARVAASSPGAVLETAAGSGVVTRALAPRLGADARYVVTDLNQPMLDYAATRQGSDSRIEWRQADALDLPFEDAAFDVVCCQFGAMFFPDRVAGYAEARRVLRAGGRFVFNVWDRIEENAFADDVTNAVAAVFPHDPPRFLARTPHGYHDIARIREDLKRAGFTGIEIETREEVSRAASAREVATAYCQGTPLRNEIETRDASLLQLATDRATQAIASDRGEGPVAGKIQAHVIVATG; encoded by the coding sequence ATGGCTGAAAGCGACAAGGTGTTCGCGGGCTCGATCCCGAAGTTCTACGACACGCTGATGGTCCCCCTGATCTTCGAGGCCTATGCCGCCGACATGGCGGCGCGTGTCGCGGCCTCCTCGCCCGGCGCGGTGCTCGAAACTGCGGCCGGCAGCGGCGTGGTCACGCGGGCGCTGGCGCCAAGACTGGGCGCCGACGCGCGCTACGTGGTGACCGACCTCAACCAGCCCATGCTCGACTATGCCGCGACCCGGCAGGGCTCCGACAGCCGCATCGAGTGGCGGCAGGCGGACGCGCTCGACCTGCCGTTCGAAGATGCCGCGTTCGACGTCGTTTGCTGCCAGTTCGGCGCGATGTTCTTCCCCGACCGGGTCGCCGGCTACGCCGAGGCGCGTCGCGTGCTGAGGGCGGGCGGGCGATTCGTCTTCAATGTTTGGGACCGCATCGAAGAAAACGCCTTTGCCGACGATGTCACCAACGCCGTGGCTGCGGTGTTTCCGCACGACCCTCCGCGGTTCCTCGCCCGCACGCCGCACGGCTATCACGACATCGCACGGATCCGCGAGGATTTGAAGCGCGCAGGATTCACCGGGATCGAGATCGAGACACGCGAGGAGGTGAGCCGCGCGGCCTCGGCGCGCGAGGTTGCCACCGCCTATTGCCAGGGAACGCCGCTGCGCAATGAAATCGAGACGCGCGATGCGAGCTTGCTTCAGCTCGCGACCGACCGCGCGACGCAGGCGATCGCCAGCGACCGCGGCGAGGGCCCGGTGGCCGGAAAAATCCAGGCGCATGTGATCGTGGCGACGGGATAG
- the panD gene encoding aspartate 1-decarboxylase: MFRTLLKSKIHRVAVTDCELHYEGSCAIDEDLLDAANLAENEQVHIWNINNGERFVTYAIRGERGTGIISVNGSAARRASVGDLIIIAAFGLVPEDQVAGYKPKLVFVDGANRIKEERAHVPVQAASGETAMV, from the coding sequence ATGTTCCGCACCCTGCTCAAGTCCAAGATCCACCGCGTCGCCGTCACCGACTGCGAACTGCACTACGAAGGCTCGTGCGCCATCGACGAAGACCTGCTCGATGCCGCCAACCTGGCCGAGAACGAGCAGGTGCACATCTGGAACATCAACAACGGCGAGCGCTTCGTCACCTACGCGATCCGCGGCGAGCGCGGCACCGGCATCATCTCGGTCAACGGCTCCGCCGCACGCCGGGCCTCGGTGGGCGACCTGATCATCATCGCGGCGTTCGGCCTGGTGCCCGAAGACCAGGTGGCGGGCTACAAGCCCAAGCTGGTGTTTGTGGACGGTGCCAACCGCATCAAGGAAGAGCGCGCGCACGTTCCGGTGCAGGCGGCTTCTGGCGAGACTGCAATGGTCTGA
- a CDS encoding helix-turn-helix domain-containing protein, which translates to MNSSSVKVEAVRAADPIAPPPILVRGQGGLGQYVRQARKRQQLRIDDAASLFGVSVDLVSRLENGAGSVRLDKLQAVLDGLGLALVVGPKSDLQSFVTRQKASDDERV; encoded by the coding sequence ATGAACTCCAGCAGCGTCAAAGTCGAGGCGGTCCGCGCCGCCGACCCGATTGCACCGCCCCCGATTCTGGTGCGCGGGCAGGGCGGCCTTGGGCAGTACGTGCGCCAGGCCAGAAAGCGGCAACAACTTCGCATCGACGACGCGGCGAGCCTCTTTGGCGTCTCTGTCGATCTGGTCTCGCGACTTGAGAATGGAGCGGGCTCCGTCAGGCTGGACAAGCTGCAGGCGGTGCTCGATGGGCTTGGTCTTGCGCTTGTGGTCGGACCCAAAAGTGACCTGCAGAGTTTTGTGACCAGGCAGAAGGCGTCAGACGATGAGCGGGTCTGA
- a CDS encoding HipA domain-containing protein, which yields MSGSEDNVHRLRVTHDGGTPVGELAYARAEDQWSFRYDHAWARQGAFQLSPAFPFEPPPDGYDSHAIRRFIVNLFPEGAPLRAALEQLHVAPSNAFALLREMGGETTGALEFQPVDQPTAAAARREQRFLSREELSGRIDAAKDGGLTVWDGRVRMSIAGYQDKLAVWAAHDLVHDTEASMWLPEPPLASTFILKPQPAGPRTPHLVANEHYCMTLAGAYGAQVARVAIMRLKVPVLVVARFDRQWRAEENQAWVTKLHVIDGCQAADLSVDSKHERHLGNSPALAQYRDGMSLPRLFGLAALMRRPAVARLEMLRWALFQLAVGNSDAHGKNFSFFVDRTMLEPAPWYDVVSVAQYPELDQSFAMSFGDAFGWEELNAMELAHFAHLCGINQKLLHRETERLSRAMKRAPELLSAPMYTEEERDFLRPICELVQRLSQTLVGLAAGARAFTAEHF from the coding sequence ATGAGCGGGTCTGAGGACAACGTGCATCGCTTGCGCGTGACACACGATGGTGGCACCCCGGTCGGCGAGCTCGCCTACGCAAGAGCGGAAGACCAGTGGTCGTTCCGTTATGACCACGCATGGGCGCGCCAGGGTGCATTTCAACTCTCGCCGGCATTTCCCTTTGAGCCGCCGCCTGACGGCTATGACTCTCATGCGATCCGACGCTTCATCGTGAACCTCTTTCCGGAGGGGGCGCCTCTTCGCGCCGCACTCGAGCAACTCCATGTCGCACCGAGCAATGCATTTGCACTGCTGCGAGAAATGGGAGGGGAGACGACCGGAGCATTGGAGTTCCAGCCCGTCGATCAACCAACGGCCGCGGCCGCTCGCCGAGAACAACGCTTTCTGTCGCGAGAGGAGCTCAGCGGCCGTATCGATGCTGCAAAGGACGGCGGCCTCACGGTGTGGGACGGCCGGGTGCGAATGTCGATTGCGGGCTATCAGGACAAGCTGGCCGTATGGGCTGCGCACGACCTCGTCCACGATACAGAGGCCAGCATGTGGCTGCCGGAGCCGCCGCTGGCCTCGACTTTCATTCTCAAGCCGCAGCCGGCCGGCCCACGCACGCCTCACCTCGTGGCCAACGAGCACTACTGCATGACGCTCGCAGGGGCGTATGGCGCCCAGGTGGCCCGTGTTGCCATCATGCGCCTGAAGGTTCCCGTTCTGGTCGTCGCCCGGTTCGACCGGCAATGGCGCGCCGAAGAAAACCAAGCTTGGGTGACAAAGCTGCACGTCATCGACGGTTGCCAGGCTGCCGATCTTTCGGTGGATTCCAAACATGAGCGCCATCTGGGCAATTCCCCCGCCCTCGCACAATATCGCGATGGGATGAGTCTGCCGAGACTTTTTGGTCTTGCCGCTCTCATGCGCCGCCCGGCGGTGGCGCGGTTGGAGATGTTGCGTTGGGCACTGTTCCAGCTGGCGGTCGGCAACTCCGATGCGCATGGAAAAAACTTTTCGTTCTTCGTCGACCGAACCATGCTTGAGCCCGCGCCGTGGTACGACGTCGTGAGCGTGGCCCAATATCCGGAACTCGACCAAAGCTTCGCAATGTCCTTCGGCGACGCCTTCGGATGGGAAGAGCTCAACGCGATGGAGCTTGCGCATTTCGCCCACCTTTGCGGCATCAATCAAAAGCTGCTGCACCGGGAGACGGAGCGGCTGTCCCGTGCGATGAAGAGAGCGCCCGAACTTCTTTCCGCCCCGATGTACACCGAAGAGGAGCGTGACTTTCTGCGCCCGATATGTGAATTGGTGCAGCGGCTCAGCCAAACGTTGGTGGGGCTGGCGGCCGGTGCCCGTGCCTTCACCGCCGAGCACTTCTAA
- a CDS encoding IS701 family transposase, which produces MSAAERFDLYLEHLSAGLGHADRHAGLRGYCTGLMLPLSRKSVEPMAARVDPTHASARHQSLHHFVAKAEWSDTQMLRRVCQWVMPRMDFSQGGWWIIDDTGFPKKGRHSVGVTRQYCGMLGKQDNCQVAVSISLASKQGSLPVAWQLYLPEDWAADAERRTKAGVPDEVRFATKTQIALQQLRTLLDEGAPRHCVLADAGYGVDNAFRQALSDMGLLYAVGVTSAVMVWPPGVQPLPPKPYSGMGRPPVMPRRTAALQPMSVKALAQSLPSRAFHNISWREGTGDTLNGRFAAVRVRHAGGNTGKARLRPEQWLLIEWPASDAEPSKYFLSTLPEDTPINELVDIAHQRWRIERDYQDLKQDFGLGHYEGRGWRGFHHHAALSIAAYGFLMAERLAADKSVGGKKNFIERQVPALPEDYIPRGSPARAASRADVNHDTAPSTELPADRSSRSVPLLRKGKRKTALVTQQP; this is translated from the coding sequence ATGAGTGCTGCGGAACGCTTTGATCTCTACCTTGAACACCTGAGCGCAGGCTTGGGTCACGCGGACCGGCATGCCGGCCTTCGGGGCTACTGCACGGGCCTGATGCTCCCCCTGTCGCGCAAGAGCGTGGAGCCCATGGCCGCGCGGGTGGATCCGACGCATGCCAGCGCGCGGCACCAGTCACTGCACCATTTCGTGGCCAAGGCTGAGTGGTCCGACACCCAGATGCTGCGTCGCGTGTGCCAGTGGGTGATGCCCAGGATGGACTTCAGCCAGGGCGGCTGGTGGATCATCGACGACACCGGGTTCCCGAAGAAGGGCCGCCATTCGGTCGGTGTCACGCGCCAGTACTGCGGGATGCTGGGCAAGCAGGACAACTGCCAGGTGGCCGTCAGCATCTCGCTGGCAAGCAAACAGGGCAGCTTGCCCGTGGCCTGGCAACTGTACCTGCCCGAGGACTGGGCGGCAGATGCTGAACGCCGCACCAAGGCTGGCGTTCCCGATGAAGTGCGCTTCGCCACGAAGACGCAGATCGCGCTGCAGCAATTGCGTACGCTGCTGGATGAAGGCGCGCCGCGCCATTGCGTGCTGGCCGATGCTGGCTACGGCGTGGACAACGCTTTTCGTCAGGCGCTCAGCGATATGGGCTTGCTCTATGCGGTAGGTGTCACATCTGCCGTCATGGTCTGGCCGCCTGGCGTTCAGCCGCTGCCACCCAAGCCTTACAGCGGCATGGGCCGACCGCCAGTGATGCCCAGGCGAACGGCGGCACTGCAGCCCATGAGCGTCAAGGCATTGGCGCAGTCGTTGCCAAGCCGAGCGTTCCACAACATCAGCTGGCGCGAGGGAACCGGCGACACACTGAACGGCCGCTTTGCGGCCGTGCGGGTGCGCCACGCCGGCGGCAATACGGGCAAGGCACGCCTGCGTCCCGAGCAGTGGCTGCTCATCGAGTGGCCAGCAAGCGACGCTGAGCCGAGCAAGTACTTCCTGTCCACCCTGCCAGAGGACACGCCGATCAACGAGTTGGTCGACATCGCCCATCAGCGCTGGCGCATCGAGCGTGACTACCAGGATCTGAAGCAGGATTTCGGCCTCGGCCACTACGAGGGCCGAGGGTGGCGGGGGTTTCATCATCACGCCGCGTTGAGCATCGCGGCCTACGGGTTCCTCATGGCCGAACGCCTCGCCGCCGACAAGTCTGTCGGCGGTAAGAAAAACTTCATCGAACGCCAGGTGCCTGCCCTTCCCGAGGATTACATCCCCCGCGGCAGCCCTGCGCGCGCAGCGTCACGTGCCGACGTCAATCACGACACTGCGCCATCGACTGAGCTACCAGCTGATCGCTCGTCTCGGTCAGTGCCCCTGCTGCGGAAGGGCAAGCGAAAAACTGCTCTTGTGACACAGCAACCTTAG
- a CDS encoding YkvA family protein: protein MALWVAGFHRETPRSAKTIAFFVVLYAALPVDLTPELLPLPSYLDDLAMLAELSWAAIHMVPANVWDTSCARGGSLAQTHDRVDPNQKRQRVAVHGSRSARPVVRVLVRTVKRCWLFVGRIDFAWLIRSAAQPARSIPATAPSPAEREHPVPAAAAAS from the coding sequence ATGGCCCTGTGGGTAGCCGGTTTTCATCGAGAGACACCGCGATCGGCCAAGACCATCGCGTTCTTCGTCGTCCTTTATGCAGCGCTTCCAGTCGACCTGACCCCGGAATTGCTGCCGCTACCGAGCTATCTAGACGACTTGGCGATGCTGGCCGAGTTGTCCTGGGCGGCGATCCACATGGTTCCTGCAAACGTCTGGGATACAAGTTGTGCCCGAGGGGGATCATTGGCTCAGACGCATGATCGGGTGGATCCAAACCAGAAGCGACAACGTGTTGCTGTGCATGGTTCTCGTAGCGCTCGACCTGTGGTTCGGGTTCTGGTTCGGACGGTGAAACGTTGTTGGCTGTTCGTCGGACGTATCGATTTCGCGTGGCTCATCCGATCAGCAGCACAACCCGCCCGGTCCATTCCTGCCACTGCGCCGAGCCCTGCTGAGCGCGAACATCCTGTGCCAGCCGCCGCAGCGGCGTCGTGA
- a CDS encoding phosphatase PAP2 family protein: MFNVLSALVWAAAHLAPGFLFGASLQLAGAVSSRLAVLLLFVAGALWLVVWLVALLHRQARPRIEGWRDRAVAWASTRSNLPARIVLSLLDPTRVESKALLAAALMLIGSAWLFFGVLEDVLSNDPLVQVDRRVYAMLQMLRTAWGDSLMVAVTELGSAPAVISIITAVSLWLAAKRCWRTLGYWLAAVGFAQLLVWTLKFTLGRARPTEIYSGIDPFSFPSGHAAMNIVVYGFLAFLLARAKPVGTKIAITLSAAMVILLIAFSRLYLGAHWFSDVLASLSLGLAWVALLSIAYLNHVGPEKVSALPLSMVVGLTLALVGGWVVVEDHRADLAQYAYRPRSDTVPVADWRADGWRRLASTRTDLGGDAEEPLSVQWAGPTEAVAGILNRAGWHAPPPWAAKTALLWLLPNTPIDQLAVLPKLDYGEAQGMTFIKVLNADERTVLRLWLSAYVVESTGAGPPHPLWIGMVTTERLRRPVGLITLAATQHDFTTPLRRLAQDVRAQQGSAQWQEWTGRVVLLIG; this comes from the coding sequence GTGTTCAACGTTCTGTCGGCGTTGGTGTGGGCGGCGGCTCACCTCGCTCCCGGTTTTCTCTTCGGTGCATCGCTTCAGCTGGCCGGAGCCGTGAGTTCACGGCTCGCCGTCCTGCTGCTCTTCGTCGCCGGCGCCCTGTGGCTCGTCGTCTGGCTCGTGGCCTTGCTGCATCGCCAGGCACGGCCGCGCATCGAAGGCTGGCGAGATCGCGCCGTGGCCTGGGCCAGCACAAGATCGAACCTGCCTGCGCGCATCGTGCTGTCCCTGCTCGACCCCACCCGGGTCGAGTCCAAGGCGCTGCTTGCCGCCGCGTTGATGCTGATCGGCAGCGCTTGGCTATTCTTCGGCGTGCTCGAGGACGTGCTGTCCAATGACCCGCTGGTGCAGGTTGATCGCCGCGTCTATGCGATGCTGCAGATGCTTCGCACGGCCTGGGGCGACAGTCTCATGGTGGCCGTCACAGAATTGGGCAGCGCCCCGGCCGTGATTTCCATCATCACCGCCGTCTCCTTGTGGCTGGCCGCGAAGCGCTGCTGGCGCACGCTGGGCTATTGGCTGGCGGCCGTCGGGTTTGCCCAGTTGCTCGTCTGGACGCTGAAGTTCACGCTGGGTCGAGCGCGACCGACGGAAATCTACAGCGGGATCGATCCCTTTTCGTTTCCGAGTGGCCATGCCGCGATGAATATCGTGGTCTACGGTTTTCTGGCCTTCCTGCTGGCGCGCGCCAAGCCAGTCGGAACGAAGATCGCCATCACGCTGTCGGCCGCGATGGTGATCTTGCTGATCGCGTTTTCACGGTTGTACCTGGGCGCCCACTGGTTCTCGGACGTGCTCGCCAGCTTGAGCCTGGGTCTGGCCTGGGTGGCTTTGCTGAGCATCGCCTACCTCAACCATGTGGGACCTGAGAAGGTGTCTGCCTTGCCGCTGTCGATGGTGGTGGGGCTGACCTTGGCGCTCGTCGGTGGGTGGGTTGTCGTCGAAGACCACCGCGCCGATCTGGCGCAGTACGCCTACCGCCCACGAAGCGACACGGTGCCTGTCGCCGATTGGCGAGCGGACGGATGGCGCAGACTTGCTTCCACCCGAACCGACCTTGGCGGGGACGCCGAAGAGCCGCTGTCGGTGCAATGGGCGGGCCCGACGGAAGCGGTCGCGGGCATTCTGAATCGGGCGGGATGGCATGCTCCCCCGCCCTGGGCCGCGAAGACGGCACTGCTGTGGCTGTTGCCGAACACGCCGATCGATCAGCTCGCCGTGCTGCCGAAGCTCGACTATGGAGAAGCGCAGGGGATGACGTTCATAAAGGTGCTGAACGCCGACGAGCGCACAGTACTGCGTCTGTGGCTATCGGCCTATGTCGTCGAGAGCACCGGAGCAGGGCCGCCACACCCCTTGTGGATCGGCATGGTGACCACCGAGCGCCTGCGGCGTCCTGTCGGCTTGATCACGCTCGCCGCAACGCAACACGATTTCACGACGCCGCTGCGGCGGCTGGCACAGGATGTTCGCGCTCAGCAGGGCTCGGCGCAGTGGCAGGAATGGACCGGGCGGGTTGTGCTGCTGATCGGATGA
- a CDS encoding DedA family protein: MESHLQALIGYFSEHPQWALAAVFAAALLESLAVIGTVVPGSSIVFVGGVLVGLQALDPASVAIAAVCGAIAGDGISYWLGRRHRDRIRALWPMKAYPALFDRGQAYFAKMVARAFFLRAFSARCELSYRLSPACRAYQLRSSTCSTFCRRWCGRRLTSLPVFSSVHRFSWPEP, from the coding sequence ATGGAATCACATCTTCAAGCGCTGATCGGCTATTTCTCCGAGCACCCGCAATGGGCGCTCGCTGCGGTGTTTGCGGCGGCCCTGCTCGAGTCGCTGGCCGTGATCGGCACGGTTGTTCCGGGCAGTTCGATCGTCTTCGTCGGCGGCGTGCTCGTCGGGCTTCAGGCGCTCGACCCGGCGTCGGTGGCGATTGCCGCAGTGTGCGGTGCGATAGCCGGCGACGGCATAAGCTACTGGCTCGGTCGTCGCCATCGCGATCGGATTCGCGCGCTGTGGCCGATGAAGGCCTATCCCGCCCTTTTCGATCGAGGGCAAGCGTACTTTGCGAAAATGGTGGCAAGAGCGTTTTTCTTGCGCGCTTTCTCGGCCCGCTGCGAGCTGTCGTACCGGTTGTCGCCGGCATGTCGGGCCTACCAGCTCCGCAGTTCTACGTGTTCAACGTTCTGTCGGCGTTGGTGTGGGCGGCGGCTCACCTCGCTCCCGGTTTTCTCTTCGGTGCATCGCTTCAGCTGGCCGGAGCCGTGA
- a CDS encoding IS5 family transposase — MDRGGRPPALLPEQVALLLTIVSQMPHATLDELASELEHRGAVRVCAATIRRALRAQGIVRLMPKRKALEGPPPKASALKRYGYTAAHRREAGPHYSTDLTDAEWALIADLFERPQGERGAPPRYERRHLVDACCYVLRTGCAWRLLPVSFAPWQAVYKAFVRWVQADAFERMRDRLRQQWRVRMGRNAEPTAAIIDAQSTRSSPQGGDSGFDAGKKVKGRKRHLVVDTLGFLLAVTVTAANVQDRDGAAQVVGQACAKAPTIERLYTDGAYGGKCAQAIEHVHGIRVEVVRRPGNRSTGRLHDPQQSLWPQPVAGFVVLPKRWVVERTHAWDERWRRMVMHHDRNTSISTAWVWLAEARILLSRLANFS, encoded by the coding sequence GTGGACCGTGGAGGAAGGCCACCAGCACTGCTTCCCGAGCAGGTCGCTTTGCTACTGACCATCGTCTCGCAGATGCCGCATGCGACGTTGGACGAATTGGCGTCGGAGCTTGAGCATCGAGGTGCCGTGCGCGTGTGCGCGGCAACGATCCGCAGGGCCTTGCGCGCCCAAGGCATCGTGCGCTTGATGCCAAAGCGCAAAGCCCTCGAAGGGCCGCCGCCTAAAGCGTCGGCACTGAAACGCTACGGCTACACCGCAGCCCATCGACGTGAAGCAGGTCCGCACTACAGCACCGACCTGACCGATGCTGAATGGGCACTGATCGCCGATCTCTTCGAACGCCCGCAGGGGGAGCGAGGCGCGCCGCCGCGCTACGAGCGCCGGCACCTTGTGGATGCCTGTTGCTATGTCCTGCGCACAGGCTGCGCCTGGCGCCTGCTGCCCGTGAGCTTTGCACCATGGCAGGCGGTTTACAAGGCCTTCGTGCGTTGGGTCCAGGCCGATGCCTTCGAGCGGATGCGAGACCGGCTGCGCCAGCAGTGGCGTGTGCGCATGGGGCGCAATGCGGAGCCGACCGCGGCAATCATCGATGCCCAGTCAACACGCTCCTCGCCGCAGGGCGGTGACAGTGGCTTCGATGCGGGCAAGAAGGTCAAGGGCCGCAAGCGCCACTTGGTGGTGGACACACTCGGATTTTTGTTGGCCGTCACGGTGACTGCGGCCAACGTGCAAGACCGCGATGGTGCCGCACAGGTGGTAGGGCAGGCCTGCGCGAAGGCGCCTACCATCGAGCGGCTCTACACGGACGGTGCTTACGGTGGCAAATGTGCGCAGGCCATCGAGCACGTCCACGGCATCCGTGTCGAAGTCGTGCGCAGGCCAGGCAATCGCTCGACCGGGAGGCTGCACGATCCGCAACAGTCCCTCTGGCCGCAGCCGGTGGCTGGCTTCGTCGTATTGCCCAAGCGATGGGTGGTTGAACGCACTCACGCCTGGGACGAACGCTGGCGCCGCATGGTTATGCACCACGACCGCAATACCTCTATCTCCACCGCATGGGTCTGGCTTGCCGAGGCGCGTATCCTTCTCAGCAGACTCGCCAACTTCAGTTGA
- a CDS encoding IS5 family transposase (programmed frameshift) — MGRIRNKEISAALYKKIAPLLPVVTPSAKGGRPRLSDAQALNGILFVLRTGIPWEDLPQELGFGSGMTCWRRLRDWQAAGVWHGLHLALLGELRSADKLDFSRVSMDGASGAQPPGGPHTGPNPTDRGKLGSKRHVITDRQGIPLIFCVTGANRHDSVVFEELVDALPAVSGKRGRPRRWPEKLHADKGYDYARCRAHLRRRGIKDRIARRGIERNDRLGRHRWVVERTHAWLAAFGKLRTRFERRIDIHVALLSLACCVICIRNLPPFC, encoded by the exons ATGGGACGAATCAGAAACAAAGAAATCAGCGCGGCGCTGTACAAGAAGATTGCGCCATTGCTGCCCGTGGTGACACCTTCAGCCAAGGGCGGGCGGCCACGCCTGAGCGACGCGCAAGCTCTCAACGGCATCCTCTTCGTGCTGCGCACGGGCATCCCCTGGGAAGACCTCCCCCAAGAGTTGGGCTTTGGCAGCGGCATGACCTGCTGGCGGCGGCTTCGTGACTGGCAAGCTGCCGGGGTGTGGCATGGCCTGCATCTGGCACTTCTGGGGGAACTGCGCAGCGCCGACAAGCTCGACTTCAGTCGCGTCAGCATGGACGGGGCCAGCG GTGCCCAGCCCCCGGGGGGCCCGCACACGGGGCCCAACCCCACGGACCGGGGCAAACTCGGCAGCAAGCGCCACGTCATCACGGACCGCCAGGGCATCCCGCTGATCTTCTGCGTCACCGGGGCCAACCGCCACGATTCGGTGGTCTTCGAGGAACTCGTCGACGCCTTGCCGGCAGTGAGTGGCAAGCGCGGCAGGCCGCGCCGGTGGCCCGAGAAATTGCATGCGGACAAGGGTTACGACTACGCGCGATGCCGTGCTCATCTCAGGCGCCGAGGCATCAAGGATCGCATCGCCCGCAGAGGCATCGAACGCAATGATCGGCTCGGACGCCACCGCTGGGTGGTCGAGCGCACTCACGCCTGGCTGGCTGCCTTCGGCAAGCTGCGCACCCGATTCGAGCGTCGCATCGACATTCATGTCGCGCTGCTTTCCCTGGCGTGTTGCGTCATCTGCATTCGCAATCTCCCCCCGTTTTGTTAG
- a CDS encoding HigA family addiction module antitoxin, whose amino-acid sequence MFKNGMRPVHPGEVLREDYLKPLGMTANALAKALHVPASRVNDIVLERRGISPDTALRLTRYFGGEEADAVGWINMQATYDF is encoded by the coding sequence ATGTTTAAGAATGGAATGCGCCCGGTCCATCCCGGCGAAGTCCTCCGCGAGGACTACCTCAAGCCCCTTGGCATGACTGCCAACGCGCTGGCGAAGGCGCTGCACGTGCCTGCGTCCCGTGTCAATGACATCGTGCTCGAACGCCGCGGCATTTCGCCAGACACTGCGCTGCGCCTGACTCGCTACTTTGGCGGTGAAGAGGCCGACGCGGTGGGTTGGATCAATATGCAAGCGACCTACGATTTCTAG
- a CDS encoding type II toxin-antitoxin system RelE/ParE family toxin, translating into MAIQSFSCPDTEELFTTGKNARFANIRDVAIRKLTQLDAAPTVVFMKMPPGNDLKFYDGAWHVRIKQQWRLIFKWGDAGPYDVRIDDPH; encoded by the coding sequence ATGGCGATTCAATCCTTCTCTTGCCCGGATACTGAAGAGCTTTTCACCACGGGCAAAAACGCTCGCTTCGCCAATATCCGGGACGTGGCGATCCGCAAGCTGACCCAGTTGGACGCTGCGCCGACGGTAGTTTTCATGAAGATGCCACCAGGCAACGACCTGAAGTTTTACGACGGCGCCTGGCACGTCAGGATCAAGCAGCAGTGGCGGCTGATCTTCAAATGGGGCGATGCGGGCCCATACGACGTGAGGATTGATGACCCGCACTGA
- a CDS encoding ArdC family protein, which translates to MDVRQMVTDRIIAMLEKGGSVFRERWTRAAARGVPRNGKTGAPYRGANVLLLWEAAIEAGYASNVWLTYRQSQRLGAQVRRGERGVLCAHFERGARERLDDADDVLSEGGVDEEALTARSGARPGVLRCRPFWLFNLAQIDGLPLEVVDLGIAAPAASQGPVERAMRLLGGCHATIRHGFDQAAYLPALDEIRLPWPRQFTGAEAQCATALHELVHWTGHPGRLNRSFGRRFGDAAYAFEELVAELGSAFLLGHCGLVDATVEGHAAYIDAWLKVLRADRTAIFTAARLAEEAFAYILAREMPALGGSGPVAQR; encoded by the coding sequence ATGGACGTGCGGCAGATGGTGACGGACCGGATCATCGCGATGCTGGAGAAGGGCGGCAGCGTGTTCCGCGAACGCTGGACGCGGGCGGCGGCGCGCGGAGTGCCTCGCAACGGCAAGACCGGGGCGCCTTACCGCGGCGCGAATGTGCTGCTGCTCTGGGAGGCGGCGATCGAGGCGGGCTACGCGTCCAATGTGTGGCTGACCTACAGGCAGTCGCAGCGCCTCGGCGCCCAGGTGCGCCGGGGCGAACGCGGCGTGCTGTGCGCGCACTTCGAGCGCGGGGCGCGGGAGCGCCTTGACGATGCCGACGATGTCCTCTCGGAAGGCGGCGTGGATGAGGAGGCCCTGACGGCCCGTTCCGGTGCGCGCCCGGGCGTGCTGCGGTGCCGGCCGTTCTGGCTCTTCAACCTGGCGCAGATCGACGGGCTGCCGCTCGAGGTCGTGGACCTGGGCATCGCCGCGCCGGCGGCCTCGCAGGGTCCCGTGGAGCGGGCGATGCGGCTGCTGGGGGGCTGCCATGCGACGATCCGGCACGGGTTCGACCAGGCGGCGTACCTGCCGGCGCTCGACGAGATCCGTCTGCCGTGGCCGCGGCAGTTCACGGGCGCCGAGGCGCAGTGCGCGACGGCGCTGCACGAGCTGGTGCACTGGACCGGCCATCCCGGGCGGCTGAACCGCAGCTTCGGGCGGCGTTTCGGCGACGCGGCCTATGCGTTCGAGGAACTGGTGGCGGAGCTCGGCAGCGCGTTCCTCCTGGGGCACTGCGGGCTGGTCGATGCCACGGTCGAGGGGCATGCGGCCTACATCGACGCCTGGCTGAAGGTGCTGCGGGCCGACCGCACGGCGATTTTCACGGCGGCGCGCCTTGCGGAGGAGGCGTTCGCGTACATCTTGGCGCGGGAGATGCCTGCGCTTGGCGGGTCCGGACCTGTCGCGCAGCGGTGA